The following DNA comes from Mycobacteriales bacterium.
GCGGCGGGCCGCGGCCACGACGACGAGCCGGGCAGTACGGACGTGCGCGGGCAGCGGAGTGAGGAAGAGCTCGACGAGGGCCATCGGGGAGGCGCGACTAGTCGGTCGCGGCGACAGCTTCCTCGACGGAGGTGTGGATCGGGAAGACCTTGGTCAGGCCGGTGATCCGGAAGATCTTGAGGATGCGCTCCTGGGTGCAGACCAGGCGCAGCGAGCCCTCGTGCGCGCGGACCCGCTTGAGGCCGCCGACCAGCACGCCGAGGCCGGTCGAGTCGAGGAACTCGACACCCTCCATGTCGACGACCAGGTGGTACTGGCCGCTGCTCACCAGGTCGATCAGCTGCTCTCGCAGCTTGGGTGCGGTGTAGACGTCGATCTCGCCGCCCACCACGACCACAGTGCGTGGGCCTCCCGGGCCGTCTTCCGAGCGGGTCGACAGGGACAGGTCCACGAGGTCTCCTCCAGTGCGCGTACGACGACGAGCCCCGTTCCGGGGGCTTCTCGCGCCGTACCCGGCGCTCCCACATCCAACCGCACCCCGCAGATGAACCGCCACCCGCGGACTCCCGCACGTCATGCTTCGCCCCGCGCGCACGGCTCCCATGAGCATGACGCAGGGGTCTGGGAGACTGGCTGCCCGTGACCTCCTCCCCCGCCCAGAGCCTGCTGTCGCGGCTGGTCCTCGATCCGGCACGGGCCGAGCGGGTCACGCACGTCGAGCACGTGGCCGCACGCACCGGCCGCTGCGCCGACTGGCCGGCGTGGGTCGATCCGCTGCTCGTCGACCGGCTCCGGCTGGCCGACGTCGCGCGGCCGTGGGAGCACCAGGTGCAGGCCGCCGAGCTGATCCGCGGGGGCTCGTCCGTGGTCGTCGCCACCGGCACCGCGAGCGGCAAGTCGCTGTCCTACCTGCTGCCGGGGCTGACCGCGCTGCTGGCCGACGACCGCGCCGGCGTGCTCTACCTCTCGCCCACCAAGGCTCTGGCCACCGACCAGCTGCGGGCGATCCGGGCGCTGAACCTGATCTCGGTGAAGGCGGCGACCTACGACGGCGACACCCCCCGCGAGGAGCGCGACTGGGTACGCCGGCACGGCCGCTTCGTGCTCACCAACCCCGACATGCTGCACCGCGGCATCCTGCCGAGGCACGCGGACTGGGCGTCGTACCTGCGCTCCCTGACGTACGTCGTGGTCGACGAGTGCCACAGCTACCGGGGCGTCTTCGGCTCGCACGTGGCGCT
Coding sequences within:
- a CDS encoding STAS domain-containing protein, with the protein product MDLSLSTRSEDGPGGPRTVVVVGGEIDVYTAPKLREQLIDLVSSGQYHLVVDMEGVEFLDSTGLGVLVGGLKRVRAHEGSLRLVCTQERILKIFRITGLTKVFPIHTSVEEAVAATD